In Capsicum annuum cultivar UCD-10X-F1 chromosome 7, UCD10Xv1.1, whole genome shotgun sequence, one genomic interval encodes:
- the LOC107855212 gene encoding 60S ribosomal protein L7-2, producing MGEGGVPVPESVLKKQKRSEEWALVKKQELEVAKKKNAANRKLIYNRAKQYAKEYAEQERELIRLKREARLKGGFYVDPEAKLLFIIRIRGINAMAPQTKKILQLLRLRQIFNGVFLKVNKATVNMLHRVEPYVTYGYPNLKSIKELIYKRGYGKVDKQRIPLTDNAVIEQVLGKHGIICIEDLVHEIITVGPHFKEANNFLWPFQLKAPLGGLKKKRNHYVEGGDAGNRENFINELIRRMN from the exons ATGGGTGAGGGAGGTGTACCAGTTCCTGAGTCTGTATTAAAGAAGCAGAAAAGAAGCGAGGAGTGGGCCCTTGTAAAGAAGCAAGAGCTTGAAGTTGCCAAGAAAAAGAATGCTGCTAATCGCAAACTGATCTATAATAGGGCTAAACAGTACGCCAAGGAGTATGCAGAGCAG GAGAGGGAGTTGATCCGTTTGAAGCGTGAGGCAAGATTGAAGGGAGGATTCTATGTCGACCCAGAGGCGAAGTTGCTCTTCATCATCAGAATCCGTGG GATTAACGCAATGGCTCCTCAGACAAAAAAGATTCTGCAGCTTCTCAGATTGCGACAG ATCTTCAATGGTGTCTTCCTGAAAGTTAACAAGGCCACCGTGAACATGCTGCATAGGGTTGAACCATATGTTACATACGG GTATCCCAACTTGAAGAGTATTAAAGAATTGATCTACAAACGAGGTTATGGGAAGGTAGACAAGCAGAGAATTCCTTTGACCGACAATGCAGTCATTGAGCAG GTTTTGGGCAAGCATGGAATTATCTGCATTGAAGATCTTGTCCATGAGATAATCACCGTGGGACCTCACTTCAAGGAGGCTAACAACTTCCTATGGCCATTCCAGCTCAAGGCACCTCTTGGTGGACTTAAAAAGAAGAGAAACCACTATGTTGAAGGCGGTGATGCTGGAAACCGCGAGAATTTCATCAATGAGCTCATCAGGAGGAT